CGCATGCTGGAATTATTAGCATCCGTCGTCCCCTGCCAAGATCAACCCTTCGAATCCATGATGCCCGCAATTCAAAGTCGTCTAGCGCTTTTGAGCGGCTGTATCTGCATCCTGCTGGCCTGGGATGAAGCCCGCCAAGCCCTGGTGGAACAGCTCCAGCGATGCGGCATCCCTACTCTTATCCTTGTGATTACCGATCAGCAGGGCTTACCCAATACTCCCGACCTCGAAAGATTTCAAAATTCTCAGAGCAGCCTGCACGTGTTGAAGCTCGGCCAGATTCAGCAGGGACTCGGGCAGCTATGAAACGTCACGTTGCTAGCCTCTGCAGCCTTGCCCTCACCCTCTGGGGCGTCCAGACCGGACTATTGCTGTGCGCCATCCCCATGATTCTGCTGCTAGAGGGCCGTCATATTATCCAGCAGCGCTGGGATGTCCCCGTGCAGGATCTCAAGCGCCTTGCTCAGCTCTGCGGTCTTATCTTTGCTCTCTTTCTCGTTTTTCTATTCATCACTCAGCCCTCATTTTCGCTGATCTATCGCCTGCTACAGTGGCTACCCATTTGCGTTTTCCCCTTTGTAGCCGCCCAAACCTATGCCACCCATTTTTCGGCGTCCTTCCGGAGTCTATTTACTCGGTTCTATGCCCCCCGGACCAAACTGCGACAAAAGCCGATTAATCTCTACTATCCGTATTTCGCACTCTGTCTCGTCGCCGCCAGCGCTACGAACTGGAACGGCCCAATTTTCTATGGGGTCACCGTCGGTCTGATTGCAATTCTGCTCTGGTCACGGCGTCCGCAGCATTCAACGCCGGTGCTTTGGATCTGCCTGATCGTGCTGGCAAGCAGCCTGGGATTTGTGGGACATCTGCAGCTCCATCAACTCCAGGCCAAACTGGAACAGCAGACTGCGCCATGGCTGAATAGCTTGACGGGTGAATCGGTTGATCCATACCAAAGCATTACCCAAATGGGCAGTATTGGTTCGCTCAAGCAGTCCAATGCCGTCGTCTTTCGGGTGGCAGGCGATCGCAACTCTTTTCCACTGCTACTGCGAGAAGCCACGTACAACAAATATGGTGCTGGCTCTTGGGTCGCCCTCCAGTCTAAATTCAGGCGCATCAGGACTTCAGCTAAGGGAATCTGGAAGCTCAGCAACGCCGCTCCCCCCTCTGATTCAATGACGGTGACAGCCCGCCTAAGCGGCGGCAAAGGGATCCTAAGACTGCCGGACGGAACCGCCGAGATCAGCCAGCTTCAGGTCAAGCAGCTGGAGCAAAACCAGTACGGCACGGCCAAAGTAATCGGGAAATCTGGACTGCTCCGCTATCAGATACAGTTCAATCCGGCCCAGTCTGAAGATGCTGCACCAACGGACGCCGATTTACAAATCCCAAAGACCGAGCAGGCCGCCGTTGAGCAAACGCTGCAGACCCTCAACACTGCCGGGAAGTCTGAGACTGAGGTAGTGAATCAGATCTCAGCTTTCTTTCAAAGAGATTTTGAATATTCTCTTGAGTTCTCTAAGTCCCAAAAGTCCCAAA
The Acaryochloris thomasi RCC1774 genome window above contains:
- a CDS encoding transglutaminase-like domain-containing protein, whose translation is MKRHVASLCSLALTLWGVQTGLLLCAIPMILLLEGRHIIQQRWDVPVQDLKRLAQLCGLIFALFLVFLFITQPSFSLIYRLLQWLPICVFPFVAAQTYATHFSASFRSLFTRFYAPRTKLRQKPINLYYPYFALCLVAASATNWNGPIFYGVTVGLIAILLWSRRPQHSTPVLWICLIVLASSLGFVGHLQLHQLQAKLEQQTAPWLNSLTGESVDPYQSITQMGSIGSLKQSNAVVFRVAGDRNSFPLLLREATYNKYGAGSWVALQSKFRRIRTSAKGIWKLSNAAPPSDSMTVTARLSGGKGILRLPDGTAEISQLQVKQLEQNQYGTAKVIGKSGLLRYQIQFNPAQSEDAAPTDADLQIPKTEQAAVEQTLQTLNTAGKSETEVVNQISAFFQRDFEYSLEFSKSQKSQTPLSAFLLDHRSGHCEYFASATTLLLRGAGIPARYAVGYSVHEFSPLEQQYVVRSRNAHAWAMAYINGHWQSVDTTPPDWTAQEDAAASPLQVLSDWWSFLRFQLSNGLQQLTQGKIWIGVAIAPFILFLFWKWVRKFFGLRSRSKETTPSTPIAQTVRAGIDSEFYQVEKRLNELNLQRAESESLQQWIKRLQVHLTAQQLETLQQIKKLHYRYRFDPQGLEPTDRETLRSLSYLLLDQLKIEFAGPQDPSIKNAL